In Carassius gibelio isolate Cgi1373 ecotype wild population from Czech Republic chromosome B20, carGib1.2-hapl.c, whole genome shotgun sequence, the following are encoded in one genomic region:
- the prg4b gene encoding proteoglycan 4b isoform X21 translates to MATYLSLLLLFAYASTGSSDPSSCKGRCGAGYYRGSLCQCDYECLSLNECCSDFTQFCTTSDSCKGRCGEPFHRSNPCHCDIDCVSYKQCCPDYENMCLVEDTALKPRKTATAAQRTANLCLNIKNKKSTETSNEDMTNDEGTGEPTEGPPSTEPTEDPASPEPTESPPSTEPTESPPSTEPTESPPSTEPTEVPSGTEPTEGPSGTEPTEFPTVEPIESPSSTEPIEVPSNAEPTESPSSTEPTEVPSNAEPTESPSSTEPTEVPSTAEPTGGPPSTAPTEVSSSAEPTGGPPSTAPTEISSSAEPTGGPPSTAPTDVSSSAEPTGGPPSIAPTEIPLSVEPTEAPLNTAPTEVSSSAEPTEYSVSEMTTKAQSEDPKESSSPRDPSDIIPIKPTEKPLKPISEKDGKKDSIKDYQADDYDSNLCSGRPVSGLTTLRNGTIVVFRGHYFWTLDKQRNPDPPQLITKVWGIPSPIDSVYTRCNCEGKTYFFKGRNYWRFDNGMMDPGFPKSISQGFGQIGHITAALSIPEYRSRKESVIFFRRGGMAQKYTYQVTPNCGKEPKYPAFRVWTRARRQAVSALGPVISISKTWRGFPTIVTSAVSVPSRVKEGYKYYVFSQNKYYSMKMEREKPVILKPATGPKENLATSFFKCPETQKN, encoded by the exons ATGGCTACATATCTGTCCTTACTGCTGCTGTTTGCTTATGCCTCCACAGGCTCTTCAGATCCAA GTAGCTGTAAGGGTCGTTGTGGAGCTGGCTACTACAGAGGAAGTTTGTGCCAGTGTGACTACGAGTGTCTGAGCTTAAATGAGTGCTGTTCGGACTTTACACAGTTTTGTACTACAA GTGACTCTTGCAAAGGACGCTGTGGGGAGCCTTTTCATAGAAGCAATCCATGTCACTGTGATATTGACTGTGTCTCATACAAACAGTGCTGCCCTGATTATGAGAACATGTGCTTGGTGGAAG ATACTGCCTTAAAACCAAGAAAAACTGCCACCGCAGCTCAAAGGACTGCTAACTTATGCCTaaacataaagaataaaaagtctACAG aaaccTCCAATGAGGACATGACCAATGATGAAGGGACTGGAG AACCAACAGAAGGTCCTCCAAGCACAGAACCAACAGAAGATCCAGCAAGCCCAGAACCAACAGAAAGTCCTCCAAGCACAGAACCAACAGAAAGTCCTCCAAGCACAGAACCAACAGAAAGTCCTCCAAGCACAGAACCAACAGAAGTTCCATCAGGCACAGAACCAACAGAAGGTCCATCTGGTACTGAACCAACAGAATTTCCAACCGTGGAACCAATAGAAAGTCCATCAAGCACAGAACCAATAGAAGTTCCATCAAACGCAGAACCAACAGAAAGTCCATCAAGCACAGAACCAACAGAAGTTCCATCAAACGCAGAACCAACAGAAAGTCCATCAAGCACAGAACCAACAGAAGTTCCATCAACCGCAGAACCTACAGGAG GTCCTCCAAGCACAGCACCAACAGAAGTTTCTTCAAGTGCAGAACCAACAGGAGGTCCTCCAAGCACAGCACCAACAGAAATTTCTTCAAGTGCAGAACCAACAGGAG GTCCTCCAAGCACAGCACCAACAGATGTTTCTTCAAGTGCAGAACCAACAGGAGGTCCTCCAAGCATAGCACCAACAGAAATTCCATTAAGCGTAGAACCAACAGAAGCTCCTCTAAACACAGCACCAACAGAAGTTTCTTCAAGTGCAGAACCAACAGAATATTCTGTCAGTGAAATGACAACAAAGGCACAGAGTGAAGACCCAAAGGAATCGTCATCTCCCAGGGATCCTAGTGACATTATTCCAATCAAACCAACAGAAAAACCTCTTAAACCTATCTCAGAAAAGGATGGCAAAAAAGATAGTATTAAAGATTATCAAGCTG atgacTATGACTCTAACCTCTGCAGTGGGCGTCCAGTCAGTGGTTTGACTACTCTAAGAAATGGTACCATTGTGGTGTTCAGAG GACATTATTTTTGGACACTGGACAAACAGAGAAATCCTGATCCTCCTCAGTTAATTACAAAGGTGTGGGGAATCCCATCTCCCATCGACTCGGTTTACACCCGCTGCAACTGCGAGGGCAAAACCTACTTCTTCAAG GGAAGGAACTACTGGAGATTTGACAATGGTATGATGGATCCGGGCTTTCCCAAATCCATCAGCCAGGGCTTCGGACAGATTGGTCATATCACAGCTGCTTTATCTATACCTGAGTACAGAAGCAGAAAAGAGTCGGTAATCTTCTTCAGAAGAG GTGGAATGGCACAAAAGTACACATACCAGGTTACTCCAAACTGTGGAAAAGAGCCAAAATATCCTGCGTTTAGAGTGTGGACGAGAGCCAGACGACAAGCTG TTTCAGCTCTGGGGCCAGTGATCAGTATCTCAAAGACCTGGAGAGGATTTCCGACCATAGTGACCTCAGCTGTGTCTGTTCCCTCAAGAGTGAAAGAGGGCTACAAGTATTACGTATTCTCTCAAA ACAAGTATTACAGCATGAAAATGGAAAGAGAAAAACCAGTAATCCTAAAACCTGCTACTGGTCCAAAGGAAAACTTAGCAACCAGCTTCTTTAAATGCCCAGAAACCCAGAAAAACTGA
- the prg4b gene encoding proteoglycan 4b isoform X19: MATYLSLLLLFAYASTGSSDPSSCKGRCGAGYYRGSLCQCDYECLSLNECCSDFTQFCTTSDSCKGRCGEPFHRSNPCHCDIDCVSYKQCCPDYENMCLVEDTALKPRKTATAAQRTANLCLNIKNKKSTETSNEDMTNDEGTGEPTEGPPSTEPTEDPASPEPTESPPSTEPTESPPSTEPTESPPSTEPTEVPSGTEPTEGPSGTEPTEFPTVEPIESPSSTEPIEVPSNAEPTESPSSTEPTEVPSNAEPTESPSSTEPTEVPSTAEPTGGPPSTAPTEVSSSAEPTGGPPSTAPTEVSSSAEPTGGPPSTAPTDVSSSAEPTGGPPSIAPTEIPLSVEPTEAPLNTAPTEVSSSAEPTEYSVSEMTTKAQSEDPKESSSPRDPSDIIPIKPTEKPLKPISEKDGKKDSIKDYQADDYDSNLCSGRPVSGLTTLRNGTIVVFRGHYFWTLDKQRNPDPPQLITKVWGIPSPIDSVYTRCNCEGKTYFFKGRNYWRFDNGMMDPGFPKSISQGFGQIGHITAALSIPEYRSRKESVIFFRRGGMAQKYTYQVTPNCGKEPKYPAFRVWTRARRQAVSALGPVISISKTWRGFPTIVTSAVSVPSRVKEGYKYYVFSQNKYYSMKMEREKPVILKPATGPKENLATSFFKCPETQKN, from the exons ATGGCTACATATCTGTCCTTACTGCTGCTGTTTGCTTATGCCTCCACAGGCTCTTCAGATCCAA GTAGCTGTAAGGGTCGTTGTGGAGCTGGCTACTACAGAGGAAGTTTGTGCCAGTGTGACTACGAGTGTCTGAGCTTAAATGAGTGCTGTTCGGACTTTACACAGTTTTGTACTACAA GTGACTCTTGCAAAGGACGCTGTGGGGAGCCTTTTCATAGAAGCAATCCATGTCACTGTGATATTGACTGTGTCTCATACAAACAGTGCTGCCCTGATTATGAGAACATGTGCTTGGTGGAAG ATACTGCCTTAAAACCAAGAAAAACTGCCACCGCAGCTCAAAGGACTGCTAACTTATGCCTaaacataaagaataaaaagtctACAG aaaccTCCAATGAGGACATGACCAATGATGAAGGGACTGGAG AACCAACAGAAGGTCCTCCAAGCACAGAACCAACAGAAGATCCAGCAAGCCCAGAACCAACAGAAAGTCCTCCAAGCACAGAACCAACAGAAAGTCCTCCAAGCACAGAACCAACAGAAAGTCCTCCAAGCACAGAACCAACAGAAGTTCCATCAGGCACAGAACCAACAGAAGGTCCATCTGGTACTGAACCAACAGAATTTCCAACCGTGGAACCAATAGAAAGTCCATCAAGCACAGAACCAATAGAAGTTCCATCAAACGCAGAACCAACAGAAAGTCCATCAAGCACAGAACCAACAGAAGTTCCATCAAACGCAGAACCAACAGAAAGTCCATCAAGCACAGAACCAACAGAAGTTCCATCAACCGCAGAACCTACAGGAGGTCCTCCAAGCACAGCACCAACAGAAGTTTCATCAAGTGCAGAACCAACAGGAG GTCCTCCAAGCACAGCACCAACAGAAGTTTCATCAAGTGCAGAACCAACAGGAGGTCCTCCAAGCACAGCACCAACAGATGTTTCTTCAAGTGCAGAACCAACAGGAGGTCCTCCAAGCATAGCACCAACAGAAATTCCATTAAGCGTAGAACCAACAGAAGCTCCTCTAAACACAGCACCAACAGAAGTTTCTTCAAGTGCAGAACCAACAGAATATTCTGTCAGTGAAATGACAACAAAGGCACAGAGTGAAGACCCAAAGGAATCGTCATCTCCCAGGGATCCTAGTGACATTATTCCAATCAAACCAACAGAAAAACCTCTTAAACCTATCTCAGAAAAGGATGGCAAAAAAGATAGTATTAAAGATTATCAAGCTG atgacTATGACTCTAACCTCTGCAGTGGGCGTCCAGTCAGTGGTTTGACTACTCTAAGAAATGGTACCATTGTGGTGTTCAGAG GACATTATTTTTGGACACTGGACAAACAGAGAAATCCTGATCCTCCTCAGTTAATTACAAAGGTGTGGGGAATCCCATCTCCCATCGACTCGGTTTACACCCGCTGCAACTGCGAGGGCAAAACCTACTTCTTCAAG GGAAGGAACTACTGGAGATTTGACAATGGTATGATGGATCCGGGCTTTCCCAAATCCATCAGCCAGGGCTTCGGACAGATTGGTCATATCACAGCTGCTTTATCTATACCTGAGTACAGAAGCAGAAAAGAGTCGGTAATCTTCTTCAGAAGAG GTGGAATGGCACAAAAGTACACATACCAGGTTACTCCAAACTGTGGAAAAGAGCCAAAATATCCTGCGTTTAGAGTGTGGACGAGAGCCAGACGACAAGCTG TTTCAGCTCTGGGGCCAGTGATCAGTATCTCAAAGACCTGGAGAGGATTTCCGACCATAGTGACCTCAGCTGTGTCTGTTCCCTCAAGAGTGAAAGAGGGCTACAAGTATTACGTATTCTCTCAAA ACAAGTATTACAGCATGAAAATGGAAAGAGAAAAACCAGTAATCCTAAAACCTGCTACTGGTCCAAAGGAAAACTTAGCAACCAGCTTCTTTAAATGCCCAGAAACCCAGAAAAACTGA
- the prg4b gene encoding proteoglycan 4b isoform X43 translates to MATYLSLLLLFAYASTGSSDPSSCKGRCGAGYYRGSLCQCDYECLSLNECCSDFTQFCTTSDSCKGRCGEPFHRSNPCHCDIDCVSYKQCCPDYENMCLVEDTALKPRKTATAAQRTANLCLNIKNKKSTETSNEDMTNDEGTGEPTEGPPSTEPTEDPASPEPTESPPSTEPTESPPSTEPTESPPSTEPTEVPSGTEPTEGPSGTEPTEFPTVEPIESPSSTEPIEVPSNAEPTESPPSTAPTEVSSSAEPTGGPPSIAPTEIPLSVEPTEAPLNTAPTEVSSSAEPTEYSVSEMTTKAQSEDPKESSSPRDPSDIIPIKPTEKPLKPISEKDGKKDSIKDYQADDYDSNLCSGRPVSGLTTLRNGTIVVFRGHYFWTLDKQRNPDPPQLITKVWGIPSPIDSVYTRCNCEGKTYFFKGRNYWRFDNGMMDPGFPKSISQGFGQIGHITAALSIPEYRSRKESVIFFRRGGMAQKYTYQVTPNCGKEPKYPAFRVWTRARRQAVSALGPVISISKTWRGFPTIVTSAVSVPSRVKEGYKYYVFSQNKYYSMKMEREKPVILKPATGPKENLATSFFKCPETQKN, encoded by the exons ATGGCTACATATCTGTCCTTACTGCTGCTGTTTGCTTATGCCTCCACAGGCTCTTCAGATCCAA GTAGCTGTAAGGGTCGTTGTGGAGCTGGCTACTACAGAGGAAGTTTGTGCCAGTGTGACTACGAGTGTCTGAGCTTAAATGAGTGCTGTTCGGACTTTACACAGTTTTGTACTACAA GTGACTCTTGCAAAGGACGCTGTGGGGAGCCTTTTCATAGAAGCAATCCATGTCACTGTGATATTGACTGTGTCTCATACAAACAGTGCTGCCCTGATTATGAGAACATGTGCTTGGTGGAAG ATACTGCCTTAAAACCAAGAAAAACTGCCACCGCAGCTCAAAGGACTGCTAACTTATGCCTaaacataaagaataaaaagtctACAG aaaccTCCAATGAGGACATGACCAATGATGAAGGGACTGGAG AACCAACAGAAGGTCCTCCAAGCACAGAACCAACAGAAGATCCAGCAAGCCCAGAACCAACAGAAAGTCCTCCAAGCACAGAACCAACAGAAAGTCCTCCAAGCACAGAACCAACAGAAAGTCCTCCAAGCACAGAACCAACAGAAGTTCCATCAGGCACAGAACCAACAGAAGGTCCATCTGGTACTGAACCAACAGAATTTCCAACCGTGGAACCAATAGAAAGTCCATCAAGCACAGAACCAATAGAAGTTCCATCAAACGCAGAACCAACAGAAA GTCCTCCAAGCACAGCACCAACAGAAGTTTCATCAAGTGCAGAACCAACAGGAG GTCCTCCAAGCATAGCACCAACAGAAATTCCATTAAGCGTAGAACCAACAGAAGCTCCTCTAAACACAGCACCAACAGAAGTTTCTTCAAGTGCAGAACCAACAGAATATTCTGTCAGTGAAATGACAACAAAGGCACAGAGTGAAGACCCAAAGGAATCGTCATCTCCCAGGGATCCTAGTGACATTATTCCAATCAAACCAACAGAAAAACCTCTTAAACCTATCTCAGAAAAGGATGGCAAAAAAGATAGTATTAAAGATTATCAAGCTG atgacTATGACTCTAACCTCTGCAGTGGGCGTCCAGTCAGTGGTTTGACTACTCTAAGAAATGGTACCATTGTGGTGTTCAGAG GACATTATTTTTGGACACTGGACAAACAGAGAAATCCTGATCCTCCTCAGTTAATTACAAAGGTGTGGGGAATCCCATCTCCCATCGACTCGGTTTACACCCGCTGCAACTGCGAGGGCAAAACCTACTTCTTCAAG GGAAGGAACTACTGGAGATTTGACAATGGTATGATGGATCCGGGCTTTCCCAAATCCATCAGCCAGGGCTTCGGACAGATTGGTCATATCACAGCTGCTTTATCTATACCTGAGTACAGAAGCAGAAAAGAGTCGGTAATCTTCTTCAGAAGAG GTGGAATGGCACAAAAGTACACATACCAGGTTACTCCAAACTGTGGAAAAGAGCCAAAATATCCTGCGTTTAGAGTGTGGACGAGAGCCAGACGACAAGCTG TTTCAGCTCTGGGGCCAGTGATCAGTATCTCAAAGACCTGGAGAGGATTTCCGACCATAGTGACCTCAGCTGTGTCTGTTCCCTCAAGAGTGAAAGAGGGCTACAAGTATTACGTATTCTCTCAAA ACAAGTATTACAGCATGAAAATGGAAAGAGAAAAACCAGTAATCCTAAAACCTGCTACTGGTCCAAAGGAAAACTTAGCAACCAGCTTCTTTAAATGCCCAGAAACCCAGAAAAACTGA
- the prg4b gene encoding proteoglycan 4b isoform X37, with amino-acid sequence MATYLSLLLLFAYASTGSSDPSSCKGRCGAGYYRGSLCQCDYECLSLNECCSDFTQFCTTSDSCKGRCGEPFHRSNPCHCDIDCVSYKQCCPDYENMCLVEDTALKPRKTATAAQRTANLCLNIKNKKSTETSNEDMTNDEGTGEPTEGPPSTEPTEDPASPEPTESPPSTEPTESPPSTEPTESPPSTEPTEVPSGTEPTEGPSGTEPTEFPTVEPIESPSSTEPIEVPSNAEPTESPPSTAPTEVSSSAEPTGGPPSTAPTEVSSSAEPTGGPPSTAPTDVSSSAEPTGGPPSIAPTEIPLSVEPTEAPLNTAPTEVSSSAEPTEYSVSEMTTKAQSEDPKESSSPRDPSDIIPIKPTEKPLKPISEKDGKKDSIKDYQADDYDSNLCSGRPVSGLTTLRNGTIVVFRGHYFWTLDKQRNPDPPQLITKVWGIPSPIDSVYTRCNCEGKTYFFKGRNYWRFDNGMMDPGFPKSISQGFGQIGHITAALSIPEYRSRKESVIFFRRGGMAQKYTYQVTPNCGKEPKYPAFRVWTRARRQAVSALGPVISISKTWRGFPTIVTSAVSVPSRVKEGYKYYVFSQNKYYSMKMEREKPVILKPATGPKENLATSFFKCPETQKN; translated from the exons ATGGCTACATATCTGTCCTTACTGCTGCTGTTTGCTTATGCCTCCACAGGCTCTTCAGATCCAA GTAGCTGTAAGGGTCGTTGTGGAGCTGGCTACTACAGAGGAAGTTTGTGCCAGTGTGACTACGAGTGTCTGAGCTTAAATGAGTGCTGTTCGGACTTTACACAGTTTTGTACTACAA GTGACTCTTGCAAAGGACGCTGTGGGGAGCCTTTTCATAGAAGCAATCCATGTCACTGTGATATTGACTGTGTCTCATACAAACAGTGCTGCCCTGATTATGAGAACATGTGCTTGGTGGAAG ATACTGCCTTAAAACCAAGAAAAACTGCCACCGCAGCTCAAAGGACTGCTAACTTATGCCTaaacataaagaataaaaagtctACAG aaaccTCCAATGAGGACATGACCAATGATGAAGGGACTGGAG AACCAACAGAAGGTCCTCCAAGCACAGAACCAACAGAAGATCCAGCAAGCCCAGAACCAACAGAAAGTCCTCCAAGCACAGAACCAACAGAAAGTCCTCCAAGCACAGAACCAACAGAAAGTCCTCCAAGCACAGAACCAACAGAAGTTCCATCAGGCACAGAACCAACAGAAGGTCCATCTGGTACTGAACCAACAGAATTTCCAACCGTGGAACCAATAGAAAGTCCATCAAGCACAGAACCAATAGAAGTTCCATCAAACGCAGAACCAACAGAAA GTCCTCCAAGCACAGCACCAACAGAAGTTTCATCAAGTGCAGAACCAACAGGAG GTCCTCCAAGCACAGCACCAACAGAAGTTTCATCAAGTGCAGAACCAACAGGAGGTCCTCCAAGCACAGCACCAACAGATGTTTCTTCAAGTGCAGAACCAACAGGAGGTCCTCCAAGCATAGCACCAACAGAAATTCCATTAAGCGTAGAACCAACAGAAGCTCCTCTAAACACAGCACCAACAGAAGTTTCTTCAAGTGCAGAACCAACAGAATATTCTGTCAGTGAAATGACAACAAAGGCACAGAGTGAAGACCCAAAGGAATCGTCATCTCCCAGGGATCCTAGTGACATTATTCCAATCAAACCAACAGAAAAACCTCTTAAACCTATCTCAGAAAAGGATGGCAAAAAAGATAGTATTAAAGATTATCAAGCTG atgacTATGACTCTAACCTCTGCAGTGGGCGTCCAGTCAGTGGTTTGACTACTCTAAGAAATGGTACCATTGTGGTGTTCAGAG GACATTATTTTTGGACACTGGACAAACAGAGAAATCCTGATCCTCCTCAGTTAATTACAAAGGTGTGGGGAATCCCATCTCCCATCGACTCGGTTTACACCCGCTGCAACTGCGAGGGCAAAACCTACTTCTTCAAG GGAAGGAACTACTGGAGATTTGACAATGGTATGATGGATCCGGGCTTTCCCAAATCCATCAGCCAGGGCTTCGGACAGATTGGTCATATCACAGCTGCTTTATCTATACCTGAGTACAGAAGCAGAAAAGAGTCGGTAATCTTCTTCAGAAGAG GTGGAATGGCACAAAAGTACACATACCAGGTTACTCCAAACTGTGGAAAAGAGCCAAAATATCCTGCGTTTAGAGTGTGGACGAGAGCCAGACGACAAGCTG TTTCAGCTCTGGGGCCAGTGATCAGTATCTCAAAGACCTGGAGAGGATTTCCGACCATAGTGACCTCAGCTGTGTCTGTTCCCTCAAGAGTGAAAGAGGGCTACAAGTATTACGTATTCTCTCAAA ACAAGTATTACAGCATGAAAATGGAAAGAGAAAAACCAGTAATCCTAAAACCTGCTACTGGTCCAAAGGAAAACTTAGCAACCAGCTTCTTTAAATGCCCAGAAACCCAGAAAAACTGA
- the prg4b gene encoding proteoglycan 4b isoform X41, with the protein MATYLSLLLLFAYASTGSSDPSSCKGRCGAGYYRGSLCQCDYECLSLNECCSDFTQFCTTSDSCKGRCGEPFHRSNPCHCDIDCVSYKQCCPDYENMCLVEDTALKPRKTATAAQRTANLCLNIKNKKSTETSNEDMTNDEGTGEPTEGPPSTEPTEDPASPEPTESPPSTEPTESPPSTEPTESPPSTEPTEVPSGTEPTEGPSGTEPTEFPTVEPIESPSSTEPIEVPSNAEPTESPSSTEPTEVPSNAEPTESPPSTAPTEVSSSAEPTGGPPSIAPTEIPLSVEPTEAPLNTAPTEVSSSAEPTEYSVSEMTTKAQSEDPKESSSPRDPSDIIPIKPTEKPLKPISEKDGKKDSIKDYQADDYDSNLCSGRPVSGLTTLRNGTIVVFRGHYFWTLDKQRNPDPPQLITKVWGIPSPIDSVYTRCNCEGKTYFFKGRNYWRFDNGMMDPGFPKSISQGFGQIGHITAALSIPEYRSRKESVIFFRRGGMAQKYTYQVTPNCGKEPKYPAFRVWTRARRQAVSALGPVISISKTWRGFPTIVTSAVSVPSRVKEGYKYYVFSQNKYYSMKMEREKPVILKPATGPKENLATSFFKCPETQKN; encoded by the exons ATGGCTACATATCTGTCCTTACTGCTGCTGTTTGCTTATGCCTCCACAGGCTCTTCAGATCCAA GTAGCTGTAAGGGTCGTTGTGGAGCTGGCTACTACAGAGGAAGTTTGTGCCAGTGTGACTACGAGTGTCTGAGCTTAAATGAGTGCTGTTCGGACTTTACACAGTTTTGTACTACAA GTGACTCTTGCAAAGGACGCTGTGGGGAGCCTTTTCATAGAAGCAATCCATGTCACTGTGATATTGACTGTGTCTCATACAAACAGTGCTGCCCTGATTATGAGAACATGTGCTTGGTGGAAG ATACTGCCTTAAAACCAAGAAAAACTGCCACCGCAGCTCAAAGGACTGCTAACTTATGCCTaaacataaagaataaaaagtctACAG aaaccTCCAATGAGGACATGACCAATGATGAAGGGACTGGAG AACCAACAGAAGGTCCTCCAAGCACAGAACCAACAGAAGATCCAGCAAGCCCAGAACCAACAGAAAGTCCTCCAAGCACAGAACCAACAGAAAGTCCTCCAAGCACAGAACCAACAGAAAGTCCTCCAAGCACAGAACCAACAGAAGTTCCATCAGGCACAGAACCAACAGAAGGTCCATCTGGTACTGAACCAACAGAATTTCCAACCGTGGAACCAATAGAAAGTCCATCAAGCACAGAACCAATAGAAGTTCCATCAAACGCAGAACCAACAGAAAGTCCATCAAGCACAGAACCAACAGAAGTTCCATCAAACGCAGAACCAACAGAAA GTCCTCCAAGCACAGCACCAACAGAAGTTTCATCAAGTGCAGAACCAACAGGAG GTCCTCCAAGCATAGCACCAACAGAAATTCCATTAAGCGTAGAACCAACAGAAGCTCCTCTAAACACAGCACCAACAGAAGTTTCTTCAAGTGCAGAACCAACAGAATATTCTGTCAGTGAAATGACAACAAAGGCACAGAGTGAAGACCCAAAGGAATCGTCATCTCCCAGGGATCCTAGTGACATTATTCCAATCAAACCAACAGAAAAACCTCTTAAACCTATCTCAGAAAAGGATGGCAAAAAAGATAGTATTAAAGATTATCAAGCTG atgacTATGACTCTAACCTCTGCAGTGGGCGTCCAGTCAGTGGTTTGACTACTCTAAGAAATGGTACCATTGTGGTGTTCAGAG GACATTATTTTTGGACACTGGACAAACAGAGAAATCCTGATCCTCCTCAGTTAATTACAAAGGTGTGGGGAATCCCATCTCCCATCGACTCGGTTTACACCCGCTGCAACTGCGAGGGCAAAACCTACTTCTTCAAG GGAAGGAACTACTGGAGATTTGACAATGGTATGATGGATCCGGGCTTTCCCAAATCCATCAGCCAGGGCTTCGGACAGATTGGTCATATCACAGCTGCTTTATCTATACCTGAGTACAGAAGCAGAAAAGAGTCGGTAATCTTCTTCAGAAGAG GTGGAATGGCACAAAAGTACACATACCAGGTTACTCCAAACTGTGGAAAAGAGCCAAAATATCCTGCGTTTAGAGTGTGGACGAGAGCCAGACGACAAGCTG TTTCAGCTCTGGGGCCAGTGATCAGTATCTCAAAGACCTGGAGAGGATTTCCGACCATAGTGACCTCAGCTGTGTCTGTTCCCTCAAGAGTGAAAGAGGGCTACAAGTATTACGTATTCTCTCAAA ACAAGTATTACAGCATGAAAATGGAAAGAGAAAAACCAGTAATCCTAAAACCTGCTACTGGTCCAAAGGAAAACTTAGCAACCAGCTTCTTTAAATGCCCAGAAACCCAGAAAAACTGA